The Micromonospora sp. NBC_01740 genome includes a window with the following:
- the clpS gene encoding ATP-dependent Clp protease adapter ClpS has product MAAPQVAPVETPDTDEVPASDRPWVTIVWDDPVNLMTYVTWVFQKLFGYSREKAEELMLDVHHKGRAVVSSGARERMEHDASQLHAYGLWATVDRS; this is encoded by the coding sequence ATGGCGGCTCCGCAGGTTGCACCTGTCGAGACGCCGGACACCGATGAGGTGCCGGCGTCCGACCGGCCGTGGGTGACGATCGTGTGGGACGACCCGGTCAACCTCATGACGTACGTGACCTGGGTCTTTCAGAAGCTCTTCGGCTACAGCCGGGAAAAGGCGGAAGAGCTCATGCTCGACGTGCACCACAAGGGCCGCGCCGTGGTCTCCAGCGGCGCCCGGGAGCGGATGGAGCACGACGCGTCGCAGCTGCACGCGTACGGGCTGTGGGCGACGGTGGACCGGTCGTGA
- a CDS encoding LuxR C-terminal-related transcriptional regulator — protein MSRWGFVGRTDELNRLLSAVTGAERRGIFFSGNAGIGKSRLLREGMAALPRDGYAVWTIAASATTAALPFGGLVQVLPTEQPQGLSPAGILRWAVDVLQQQAAGRRIVLAVDDAHLLDPPSAALVHLVARSDNATVVGTSRDGEQLPLPIRALWTDGLVDHVELRPLPPAETTRLLSAILEGPVDATSADRLGRLSEGNPLLLRELVFAADRGELTRTYGIWKWTGRLELAPNLTDLIDVRIGQLTSGVRGVVELVAFGEPLGLHLLNQAADPVDVETAEERGLIAVEHDDRRANVRLAHPLYGEVMRRRCPVSRTRRLQARLAELLELVGKRRRDDLLRVAVWRLDSGTAQDPALLLDAARQAFARYDVPLATRLARAALDAGGGFDAAELLATILMFADRPDEAIGVLDAVATDIEGDRRLSRWLTVRGMVSYWGLSRESTVEEIAARRSTLTDSADQARVLAFEGIMRLHRLDTGIALRLGQTVLDRPAASVAARELARSTIAHLQAAQGQLHRSATAINRVQAEAGRWRADMPYLQLALELARGTRLALAGDLAGIDAIVADEFADLAGAGDFRLGTGYLAILQAYAARLRGQSDAALRTSLGACAVLATSRVYAGLAQAERAQAAALRGDAAQAAEAMAEADRTHAPGMIVLYPWLEQARGAVLAAGGDVSGAVKHLSGLADRLRADGFAGHEVHVLHDLVRLGQATAPLGPTCSDGGRRTVAQRLAELSERVDGLLPPLLARHARATAGGSADELLAVADGFDALELTVYAAEATATALDRLRRQRSPATAAAREHLAALLGRCDLVRTPALQAGLPALSEREWQVARLAADGVTSRVIAERLYLSARTVENHLQRIYGKLGVAGRAELRAALRAIPGHDGGDGG, from the coding sequence ATGAGTCGGTGGGGGTTCGTCGGCCGAACGGATGAGCTCAACCGTCTGCTGTCGGCGGTGACCGGCGCGGAGCGGCGGGGCATCTTCTTCAGCGGCAACGCGGGCATCGGCAAGAGCCGCCTGCTGCGCGAGGGGATGGCGGCCCTCCCCCGCGACGGGTACGCCGTCTGGACGATCGCGGCCAGCGCCACCACGGCCGCGCTCCCCTTCGGCGGTCTCGTCCAGGTGCTCCCGACGGAGCAGCCACAGGGCCTCTCCCCCGCCGGCATCCTGCGTTGGGCGGTGGACGTGCTGCAGCAGCAGGCGGCCGGCCGCCGGATCGTGCTCGCGGTCGACGACGCGCACCTGCTCGACCCGCCGTCGGCGGCGCTGGTGCACCTGGTGGCCCGCTCCGACAACGCCACGGTCGTCGGCACGTCACGCGACGGCGAGCAGCTCCCGCTGCCGATCCGCGCCCTGTGGACCGACGGCCTGGTCGACCACGTCGAGCTGAGGCCGCTGCCGCCGGCCGAGACCACACGGCTGCTCTCCGCGATCCTGGAGGGACCGGTCGACGCCACCTCCGCCGACCGGCTCGGCCGGCTCTCCGAGGGCAACCCGCTGCTGCTGCGCGAGCTGGTGTTCGCCGCCGACCGCGGGGAGCTGACCCGCACGTACGGGATCTGGAAGTGGACCGGCCGGCTGGAGCTGGCGCCCAACCTGACCGACCTGATCGACGTCCGGATCGGCCAGCTCACCTCGGGCGTACGCGGGGTGGTGGAGCTGGTCGCCTTCGGTGAACCGCTCGGCCTGCACCTGCTCAACCAGGCCGCCGACCCGGTGGACGTGGAGACCGCCGAGGAACGCGGGCTGATCGCCGTGGAACACGACGACCGCCGGGCGAACGTGCGGCTGGCCCACCCGCTCTACGGCGAGGTGATGCGCCGCCGCTGCCCCGTCAGCCGGACGCGACGGTTGCAGGCCCGCCTCGCCGAGCTGCTGGAGCTGGTCGGCAAGCGACGCCGCGACGACCTGCTCCGGGTGGCCGTGTGGCGGCTCGACTCGGGCACCGCGCAGGATCCGGCCCTGCTGCTCGACGCGGCCCGGCAGGCGTTCGCCCGCTACGACGTACCGCTGGCGACCCGGCTGGCCCGCGCGGCGCTCGACGCGGGCGGCGGCTTCGACGCGGCGGAGCTGCTGGCCACCATCCTGATGTTCGCCGACCGGCCGGACGAGGCGATCGGGGTGCTGGACGCGGTCGCCACCGACATCGAGGGCGACCGGCGGCTGAGCCGCTGGCTGACCGTGCGGGGCATGGTCAGCTACTGGGGGCTGAGCCGGGAGTCCACGGTGGAGGAGATCGCCGCCCGCCGGTCGACCCTGACCGACTCCGCCGACCAGGCCCGGGTGCTGGCCTTCGAGGGCATCATGCGGCTGCACCGGCTGGACACCGGCATCGCGCTGCGGCTCGGGCAGACGGTGCTGGACCGGCCGGCCGCGAGCGTCGCCGCCCGGGAGCTGGCGCGCAGCACGATCGCCCACCTCCAGGCCGCGCAGGGGCAGCTGCACCGCAGCGCCACCGCGATCAACCGGGTGCAGGCCGAGGCGGGCCGGTGGCGGGCGGACATGCCGTACCTGCAACTGGCCCTGGAGCTGGCCCGGGGCACCCGGCTGGCGCTCGCGGGCGACCTGGCCGGCATCGACGCGATCGTGGCCGACGAGTTCGCCGACCTGGCCGGGGCCGGCGACTTCCGGCTCGGCACCGGCTACCTGGCCATCCTCCAGGCGTACGCGGCCCGGCTGCGCGGCCAGAGCGACGCGGCGCTGCGGACCAGCCTCGGCGCCTGCGCGGTGCTCGCCACCAGCCGGGTCTACGCGGGACTGGCCCAGGCCGAGCGGGCCCAGGCGGCGGCGCTGCGGGGCGACGCCGCGCAGGCGGCCGAGGCGATGGCGGAGGCCGACCGCACCCACGCCCCGGGCATGATCGTGCTGTACCCGTGGCTGGAGCAGGCCCGGGGCGCGGTGCTCGCCGCCGGTGGCGACGTGTCCGGCGCCGTCAAGCACCTGAGCGGGCTGGCCGACCGGCTGCGCGCGGACGGCTTCGCCGGCCACGAGGTGCACGTGCTGCACGACCTGGTCCGGCTGGGCCAGGCGACCGCGCCGCTCGGCCCGACCTGCTCCGACGGCGGCCGGCGCACCGTCGCGCAGCGGCTCGCCGAGCTCTCCGAGCGGGTCGACGGGCTGCTGCCCCCGCTGCTCGCCCGGCACGCCCGGGCCACCGCGGGCGGCTCCGCCGACGAACTGCTGGCGGTCGCCGACGGCTTCGACGCGCTCGAGCTGACCGTCTACGCGGCGGAGGCCACCGCCACCGCCCTGGACCGGCTGCGCCGGCAGCGGTCCCCGGCGACGGCCGCGGCCCGGGAACACCTCGCCGCCCTGCTCGGCCGCTGCGACCTGGTCCGTACCCCGGCGTTGCAGGCCGGCCTCCCGGCGCTGAGCGAACGCGAGTGGCAGGTGGCCCGGCTCGCCGCCGACGGGGTGACCAGCCGGGTCATCGCCGAGCGGCTCTACCTCTCGGCCCGCACGGTGGAGAACCACCTCCAGCGGATCTACGGCAAGCTCGGCGTCGCCGGCCGGGCCGAGCTGCGGGCCGCCCTGCGGGCGATCCCGGGCCACGACGGCGGCGATGGCGGGTGA
- the ctaD gene encoding aa3-type cytochrome oxidase subunit I: MTTVAPKPVVTRPWPVRAPVKGSAIARLLRTTDAKQIGIMYMVTAFAFFMIGGLMALIMRAELARPGLQFLSPEQYNQLFTMHGTIMLLFFATPIVFAFANYVVPLQIGAPDVAFPRLNSFAYWLFLFGGTMTMVGFLTPGGAADFGWTAYAPLSSVEHSPGVGANLWVVGLVISGLGSILGAVNVITTILTLRAPGMTMFRMPIFTWNILVTGLLVILVFPLLAAALMALAADRLLGAHVYDPATGGPMLYQHLFWFFGHPEVYIIALPFFGIISEIIPVFSRKPIFGYKGLVAATIAIAGLSMSVWAHHMFSTGQVLLPFFSFLSYLIAVPTGMKFFNWIGTMWRGQISFETPMLFSIGFLVTFLFGGLTGVLLASPPIDFHLHDSYFVVAHFHYVLFGTIVFAVFAGIYFWFPKMFGRMLDERLGKVHFWLTMIGFHTTFLVQHWLGNEGMPRRYADYLPGDGFTTLNMVSTIGAFITGISTLPFIWNCWKSYKAGPVVEVDDPWGHGNSLEWATSSPPPLRNFDRMPRIRSERPAFDLKFPELAAGGQSLAGPPEGGAKPLTSESDGGASYREDTASDADRR, translated from the coding sequence GTGACCACCGTCGCACCCAAGCCGGTCGTGACCCGGCCCTGGCCGGTCCGAGCGCCGGTCAAGGGGTCGGCCATCGCGCGGCTGCTGCGTACCACGGACGCGAAGCAGATCGGGATCATGTACATGGTCACCGCGTTCGCGTTCTTCATGATCGGTGGCCTGATGGCCCTGATCATGCGGGCCGAGCTGGCCCGACCCGGGCTGCAGTTCCTGTCGCCCGAGCAGTACAACCAGCTGTTCACCATGCACGGCACGATCATGCTGCTGTTCTTCGCGACGCCGATCGTGTTCGCCTTCGCGAACTACGTGGTGCCGCTGCAGATCGGCGCGCCCGACGTGGCGTTCCCCCGGCTGAACAGCTTCGCCTACTGGCTGTTCCTCTTCGGCGGCACGATGACCATGGTCGGCTTCCTCACCCCGGGTGGCGCGGCCGACTTCGGCTGGACCGCGTACGCGCCGCTGAGCTCCGTCGAGCACTCGCCCGGCGTGGGCGCGAACCTGTGGGTCGTCGGCCTGGTCATCTCGGGTCTGGGCTCGATTCTCGGCGCGGTCAACGTGATCACCACGATCCTGACCCTGCGCGCGCCCGGAATGACGATGTTCCGGATGCCGATCTTCACCTGGAACATCCTGGTCACCGGTCTCCTGGTGATCCTGGTCTTCCCGCTGCTGGCCGCCGCGCTGATGGCGCTCGCCGCCGACCGGCTCCTGGGCGCCCACGTCTACGACCCCGCGACCGGCGGGCCGATGCTCTACCAGCACCTCTTCTGGTTCTTCGGCCACCCCGAGGTGTACATCATCGCGCTGCCGTTCTTCGGCATCATCTCCGAGATCATCCCGGTCTTCTCCCGTAAGCCGATCTTCGGCTACAAGGGCCTGGTCGCCGCGACCATCGCCATCGCCGGCCTGTCGATGAGCGTCTGGGCGCACCACATGTTCTCCACCGGCCAGGTGCTGCTGCCGTTCTTCAGCTTCCTGAGCTACCTGATCGCCGTGCCGACCGGTATGAAGTTCTTCAACTGGATCGGCACCATGTGGCGCGGCCAGATCAGCTTCGAGACGCCGATGCTCTTCTCGATCGGCTTCCTGGTCACCTTCCTCTTCGGTGGTCTCACCGGCGTGCTGCTGGCCAGCCCGCCGATCGACTTCCACCTGCACGACTCGTACTTCGTGGTGGCCCACTTCCACTACGTGCTCTTCGGCACGATCGTGTTCGCCGTCTTCGCCGGCATCTACTTCTGGTTCCCGAAGATGTTCGGCCGGATGCTCGACGAGCGGCTGGGCAAGGTGCACTTCTGGCTGACCATGATCGGCTTCCACACCACGTTCCTGGTGCAGCACTGGCTGGGCAACGAGGGCATGCCGCGCCGGTACGCCGACTACCTGCCCGGCGACGGCTTCACCACGCTGAACATGGTCTCCACCATCGGCGCGTTCATCACCGGCATCTCGACCCTGCCGTTCATCTGGAACTGCTGGAAGTCGTACAAGGCCGGCCCGGTGGTCGAGGTCGACGACCCGTGGGGTCACGGCAACTCGCTGGAGTGGGCGACCAGCTCCCCGCCCCCGCTGCGGAACTTCGACCGGATGCCGCGGATCCGCTCCGAGCGGCCGGCGTTCGACCTCAAGTTCCCCGAGCTGGCGGCCGGCGGCCAGAGCCTGGCCGGCCCGCCGGAGGGCGGCGCCAAGCCGCTGACCAGCGAGTCCGACGGCGGCGCCAGCTACCGCGAGGACACCGCGAGCGACGCCGACCGGCGCTGA
- a CDS encoding MFS transporter yields the protein MNLKPYREALALPGLRSLLLVSVLARVPLTATGVTLTFYVVLDLGRGYGAAGLVGAAITVGAAIGGPLLGRLVDRRGLRPVLVLTGIAEAVFWSTAPMLPYPVLLPAAFLAGSLALPIFSVIRQSIAAMVPPERRRPAYALDSMSVELSFMVGPALAVAAATAISPRTTLHLVGAGIVAAGIAFWVLNPPIRGGGEPAGPQPRVPRRSWLTPRLLAVLAVSAAGMLVLGGTDVAVVAVLRENGDVGWTGAVLAVWAVASLVGGFAYGAVTRSFPPLVLMAALSLCTIPVGLGGAHWWLLCLALIPAGALCAPTIAATSDAVSRLVPASVRGEAMGLHGSAVTIGMAIGAPLAGAVIDASAPAWGFAVTGAVGALVALAVLPIELRRRRTAATLAPTPELVPTPAT from the coding sequence ATGAACCTGAAGCCTTACCGGGAGGCGCTCGCCCTGCCCGGTCTCCGGTCGTTGCTGCTGGTGTCGGTGCTCGCCCGCGTCCCGCTCACCGCCACCGGGGTGACCCTGACGTTCTACGTCGTGCTCGACCTCGGGCGCGGCTACGGAGCGGCCGGGCTCGTCGGCGCGGCGATCACCGTGGGAGCCGCGATCGGCGGCCCGCTGCTCGGCCGCCTGGTCGACCGGCGCGGCCTGCGGCCGGTGCTCGTGCTGACCGGGATCGCCGAGGCGGTCTTCTGGTCCACCGCACCGATGCTGCCGTACCCGGTGCTGCTGCCCGCCGCGTTCCTGGCCGGCTCGCTCGCCCTGCCGATCTTCTCGGTGATCCGGCAGTCCATCGCCGCGATGGTGCCGCCGGAGCGGCGCCGCCCCGCGTACGCGCTGGACTCGATGTCGGTGGAACTGTCGTTCATGGTCGGCCCCGCGCTGGCCGTTGCGGCGGCCACCGCGATCTCCCCGCGCACCACGCTCCACCTGGTGGGCGCCGGCATCGTCGCCGCCGGTATCGCGTTCTGGGTGCTGAACCCGCCCATCCGCGGCGGCGGCGAGCCGGCCGGCCCGCAGCCGCGGGTGCCCCGCCGGTCGTGGCTCACCCCGCGCCTGCTCGCCGTGCTGGCGGTCAGCGCCGCCGGCATGCTGGTGCTCGGCGGCACCGACGTGGCGGTGGTCGCCGTGTTGCGGGAGAACGGCGACGTCGGGTGGACGGGCGCCGTTCTCGCCGTCTGGGCGGTCGCGTCGCTGGTCGGCGGCTTCGCGTACGGGGCGGTCACCCGCTCCTTCCCGCCGCTGGTCCTGATGGCCGCCCTCAGCCTCTGCACCATCCCGGTCGGGCTGGGCGGGGCGCACTGGTGGCTGCTCTGCCTGGCGCTGATCCCCGCCGGGGCGCTCTGCGCGCCGACCATCGCGGCCACCTCGGACGCGGTCAGCCGGCTGGTCCCCGCCTCCGTACGCGGCGAGGCGATGGGCCTGCACGGCTCGGCGGTCACGATCGGCATGGCGATCGGCGCACCCCTCGCGGGCGCCGTCATCGACGCCTCCGCACCGGCCTGGGGCTTCGCGGTCACCGGCGCGGTCGGGGCGCTGGTGGCGCTGGCCGTGCTCCCGATCGAGCTGCGCCGCCGCCGCACCGCCGCCACCCTCGCGCCCACCCCCGAACTCGTCCCGACCCCCGCCACCTGA
- a CDS encoding DUF2017 domain-containing protein codes for MFRRQGDRYVVTFAVDEVRVLRKVASEVVGLLTDGFDHTDPVVGRLFPEVYPEDPSGTAEFRRYTEGDLKTAKIDQAGAILASLPDEAGGEVRLDAEAAEAWLRALNDARLAMGVRLEIKDGTDLGEELDDAVAEDPTSSRVFQLSVYAYLGYLQESLLNALID; via the coding sequence ATGTTCCGTCGCCAGGGCGACCGCTACGTCGTCACCTTCGCCGTCGACGAGGTGCGGGTGCTGCGGAAGGTGGCATCCGAGGTGGTCGGGCTGCTCACCGACGGCTTCGACCACACCGACCCGGTGGTGGGCCGGCTCTTCCCCGAGGTCTACCCGGAGGACCCGTCCGGCACGGCCGAGTTCCGCCGCTACACCGAGGGCGACCTCAAGACCGCCAAGATCGACCAGGCTGGCGCGATCCTCGCGTCGCTGCCCGACGAGGCCGGCGGCGAGGTGCGTCTCGACGCGGAGGCGGCCGAGGCGTGGCTGCGGGCGCTCAACGACGCCCGGCTGGCGATGGGCGTCCGGCTGGAGATCAAGGACGGCACCGATCTCGGCGAGGAGCTCGACGACGCGGTCGCCGAGGACCCGACCTCCAGCCGGGTGTTCCAACTGTCGGTCTACGCGTACCTCGGCTATCTCCAGGAATCCCTGCTCAACGCCTTGATCGACTAG
- a CDS encoding nicotinate phosphoribosyltransferase: MSTLRPALLTDHYELTMVSAALRDGSADRRCVFEVFSRRLPAGRRYGVVAGTGRLIELIRDFRFDADEVDFLRRTGVVDEQAAAWLRDYRFTGDIEGYAEGELFFPSSPILTVSGGFAECVVLETLILSVLNHDSAVAAAAARMVTAARGRTLIEMGSRRAHEEAAVAAARAAYLAGFRFTSNLAAGLRYGIPTAGTAAHAFTLLHSDERAAFASQVATLGKDTTLLVDTYDISQGIRNAIAVAGPDLRAVRIDSGDLAVIAQQSRELLDSLGATETKIIVSGDLDEHAIASLAAEPVDMYGAGTAVVTGSGAPTAGLVYKLVEVEGRPVVKRSEHKATIGGRKVAVRRHKPTGTATEEIVVPQGVPDPRPNDRLLQHSFLAGGEPVDRPTLDESREHLRQCLISIPWEGLKLSAGDPAIPVTVVPAD, translated from the coding sequence GTGAGCACCCTTCGCCCCGCGCTGCTGACCGACCACTACGAGCTGACCATGGTCAGTGCCGCCCTCCGCGACGGCTCCGCCGACCGCCGCTGCGTCTTCGAGGTGTTCAGCCGCCGGCTGCCCGCAGGTCGTCGCTACGGGGTGGTGGCCGGCACCGGCCGGCTGATCGAGCTGATCCGCGACTTCCGCTTCGACGCCGACGAGGTCGACTTCCTGCGGCGTACCGGGGTGGTCGACGAGCAGGCCGCCGCCTGGCTGCGCGACTACCGCTTCACTGGCGACATCGAGGGCTACGCCGAGGGCGAGCTGTTCTTCCCCAGCTCGCCGATCCTCACCGTCTCCGGCGGCTTCGCCGAGTGCGTGGTGCTGGAGACGCTCATCCTCTCCGTGCTCAACCACGACAGCGCCGTGGCCGCAGCCGCCGCGCGGATGGTCACCGCGGCACGCGGACGGACGCTCATCGAGATGGGCTCCCGGCGCGCGCACGAGGAGGCGGCGGTGGCCGCGGCGCGGGCCGCGTACCTGGCCGGTTTCCGGTTCACCTCGAACCTCGCCGCCGGGCTGCGCTACGGCATCCCGACCGCCGGCACGGCCGCGCACGCGTTCACCCTGCTGCACTCCGACGAGCGGGCCGCGTTCGCCTCGCAGGTCGCCACGCTGGGCAAGGACACCACGCTGCTGGTCGACACGTACGACATCAGCCAGGGCATCCGCAACGCGATCGCGGTGGCCGGGCCTGACCTGCGGGCGGTGCGGATCGACTCGGGCGATCTGGCGGTGATCGCGCAGCAGTCCCGCGAGCTGCTCGACTCGCTGGGCGCCACCGAAACCAAGATCATCGTCTCCGGTGACCTCGACGAGCACGCCATCGCCTCGCTCGCCGCCGAGCCTGTCGACATGTACGGCGCGGGCACCGCCGTGGTCACCGGCTCCGGCGCGCCCACCGCCGGGCTGGTCTACAAGCTCGTAGAGGTCGAGGGCCGCCCGGTGGTCAAGCGCTCCGAGCACAAGGCCACCATCGGCGGCCGGAAGGTGGCCGTACGCCGGCACAAGCCGACCGGCACCGCCACCGAGGAGATCGTCGTGCCGCAGGGCGTGCCGGACCCCCGGCCCAACGACCGGCTGCTCCAGCACTCGTTCCTGGCCGGCGGCGAGCCGGTCGACCGGCCGACCCTGGACGAGTCGCGGGAACACCTGCGACAGTGCCTGATCTCCATCCCCTGGGAGGGCCTCAAGCTCTCCGCCGGCGACCCGGCCATCCCGGTCACGGTCGTCCCGGCCGACTGA
- a CDS encoding isochorismatase family protein gives MSNALIIVDVQNDFCEGGSLAVGGGAGVAAGITRLLAAEPDRWDHVVATKDHHVDPGAHFGDPPDFVECWPRHCVVGTPGAEFHPDLATDRIEAIFHKGEYAAAYSGFEGHAEGGESLADWLRQRGVDRIDVVGIATDHCVRATALDAAREGFATTVLLDLTAAVAPPTTDVALRAMDGAGVTLRGEPVIRAA, from the coding sequence GTGAGCAACGCGCTGATCATCGTGGACGTGCAGAACGACTTCTGCGAGGGCGGCTCGCTGGCCGTGGGCGGCGGGGCCGGCGTGGCGGCCGGGATCACCCGGCTCCTCGCCGCCGAGCCGGACCGCTGGGACCACGTCGTCGCGACGAAGGACCACCACGTCGACCCGGGCGCCCACTTCGGCGACCCGCCGGACTTCGTGGAGTGCTGGCCGCGGCACTGCGTGGTGGGCACCCCGGGCGCGGAGTTCCACCCCGACCTGGCCACCGACCGGATCGAGGCGATCTTCCACAAGGGCGAGTACGCGGCCGCGTACTCCGGCTTCGAGGGGCACGCCGAGGGCGGCGAGAGCCTGGCCGACTGGCTGCGCCAGCGTGGCGTGGACCGGATCGACGTGGTGGGGATCGCCACCGACCACTGCGTACGGGCGACCGCCCTGGACGCCGCCCGGGAGGGCTTCGCCACCACCGTCCTGCTGGACCTCACCGCCGCCGTCGCCCCGCCCACCACGGACGTCGCGCTGCGGGCGATGGACGGCGCCGGGGTGACCCTGCGCGGGGAGCCTGTGATCAGGGCCGCATGA
- a CDS encoding MoaD family protein, giving the protein MAIEVRIPTILRSYTGGAKVVEGTGDTLGDLLADLDSRHAGLKARLVTDAGALHRFVNVYVNDEDVRFLGALDAKLNDGDSVTILPAVAGGAFGFAAAAAIAQHGAAVAARSAAAAR; this is encoded by the coding sequence ATGGCCATCGAGGTTCGCATCCCCACCATCCTGCGCAGCTACACCGGCGGCGCGAAGGTCGTCGAGGGCACCGGCGACACGCTGGGCGACCTGCTCGCCGACCTGGACTCCCGGCACGCCGGCCTGAAGGCCCGGCTGGTCACCGACGCCGGTGCGCTGCACCGCTTCGTCAACGTCTACGTCAACGACGAGGACGTCCGTTTCCTCGGCGCGCTGGACGCCAAGCTCAACGACGGCGACAGCGTGACCATCCTGCCGGCCGTCGCCGGTGGCGCGTTCGGCTTCGCCGCGGCTGCCGCGATCGCCCAGCACGGCGCCGCGGTCGCCGCGCGGTCGGCCGCCGCCGCCCGCTGA
- a CDS encoding Mov34/MPN/PAD-1 family protein yields the protein MLSIDRSIIDAIVAHARRDHPDEACGVVAGPAGSDTPTRHIPMDNAARSMTFYEFDSMEQLRVWREMDDRDEEPVVIYHSHTATEAYPSRTDISFAGEPGAHYLLVSTRDADTEEIRSFRIVDGVVTEEPVRIVDAGVDPHAVQSYMFGQSPATVDYECSGR from the coding sequence GTGCTGAGCATCGACCGGTCGATCATCGACGCGATCGTCGCCCACGCCCGGCGGGACCATCCCGACGAGGCGTGCGGCGTGGTCGCCGGTCCCGCCGGCAGCGACACCCCCACCCGGCACATTCCGATGGACAACGCGGCCCGTTCCATGACGTTCTACGAGTTCGACTCGATGGAGCAGCTGCGGGTGTGGCGCGAGATGGACGACCGGGACGAGGAGCCCGTCGTCATCTACCACTCGCACACCGCCACGGAGGCCTACCCGTCCCGCACGGACATCTCGTTCGCCGGTGAGCCCGGCGCGCACTACCTGCTGGTCTCCACCCGCGACGCCGACACGGAGGAGATCCGCTCCTTCCGGATCGTCGACGGCGTGGTGACCGAGGAGCCGGTCCGGATCGTGGACGCGGGGGTGGACCCGCACGCCGTGCAGTCCTACATGTTCGGGCAGAGCCCGGCGACGGTCGACTACGAGTGTTCCGGCCGCTGA
- a CDS encoding PLP-dependent cysteine synthase family protein: MARYDSLLDACGGTPLVGLPRLSPTVPDGAPPVRLWAKLEDRNPTGSIKDRAATFMVRAAEESGRLRPGDTILEPTSGNTGISLAMVAKLRGYRLVCVMPENVSTERVQLLRMYGAEIIFSPAAGGSNQAVATAKQISAEHPDWVMLYQYGNEGNARAHYETTGPELLHDLPTITHFVAGLGTTGTLMGTGRYLREKVDGIQVVAAEPRYGELVYGLRNIDEGYVPELYDASVLSRRFSVGTRDAVLRTRQLVEVEGIFAGFSTGAILHAALAVAHEAVRAGQRADVAFVVCDGGWKYLSTGAYGGTLADAEEALEGQLWA; this comes from the coding sequence ATGGCGCGGTACGACAGCCTTCTCGACGCCTGCGGAGGAACTCCCCTGGTCGGGCTGCCCCGGCTCTCGCCGACGGTGCCCGACGGGGCGCCGCCGGTGCGGCTCTGGGCGAAGCTGGAGGACCGGAACCCGACCGGCAGCATCAAGGACCGGGCGGCCACGTTCATGGTCCGGGCGGCCGAGGAGTCCGGCCGGCTCCGGCCGGGCGACACGATCCTCGAACCGACCAGCGGCAACACCGGCATCTCGCTGGCGATGGTGGCCAAGCTGCGCGGCTACCGGCTGGTCTGCGTGATGCCGGAGAACGTCTCGACCGAGCGGGTGCAGCTGCTCCGGATGTACGGCGCGGAGATCATCTTCTCGCCGGCGGCGGGCGGTTCCAACCAGGCGGTCGCCACCGCCAAGCAGATCTCGGCCGAGCACCCCGACTGGGTCATGCTCTACCAGTACGGCAACGAGGGGAACGCCCGGGCGCACTACGAGACCACCGGCCCGGAGCTGCTGCACGACCTGCCCACGATCACGCACTTCGTGGCGGGCCTCGGCACCACCGGGACGCTGATGGGCACCGGGCGCTACCTGCGCGAGAAGGTCGACGGCATCCAGGTCGTCGCGGCCGAGCCGCGCTACGGCGAGCTGGTCTACGGGCTGCGCAACATCGACGAGGGCTACGTCCCCGAGCTCTACGACGCGTCGGTGCTGTCCCGGCGCTTCTCCGTCGGCACCCGCGACGCGGTGCTGCGGACCCGGCAGCTCGTCGAGGTGGAGGGCATCTTCGCAGGCTTCTCCACGGGCGCGATCCTGCACGCCGCCCTGGCGGTGGCGCACGAGGCCGTCCGCGCCGGCCAGCGGGCCGACGTGGCCTTCGTGGTCTGCGACGGCGGCTGGAAGTACCTCTCCACCGGGGCGTACGGCGGCACCCTCGCCGACGCGGAGGAAGCCCTGGAGGGCCAGCTCTGGGCGTGA